One stretch of Rhodopirellula halodulae DNA includes these proteins:
- a CDS encoding pilus assembly protein TadG-related protein encodes MNRILNCNPPNKTRGKSAERDGVVLVLMAIVFFVLIGIAALSIDLGMARLTQTHMQSVADAAAIEGGWNLAMQRTELDVREFVVQRADLASDSWGPKRIELDEGTIVAVAGQTIRCDTLGDPVEPTLEINASNELAGDIVLGNYDREVVPDELPGQPAGYDRSLTFLPDTDQPNSILVRLRRTGEDDLAGGTSAERLVGLWTRGSLLNLESKARGISVRGESIVQLMPVVAVGGASSELVPSALSVALPRSEMEAETYQRTSLRRIDEASLTVGTPVSSVDAATDFAGVGYLPIFDVLPTGNSVVIGFVLAEVTAGAVVPRTMEELGFEFPNATANPTCVSVLNDEVLMANRSLAGTDAAHAPVLVRARQIQGTNP; translated from the coding sequence ATGAACCGAATTCTGAATTGCAATCCTCCTAACAAAACGCGAGGAAAATCAGCCGAACGTGACGGTGTGGTCTTGGTCCTGATGGCGATCGTTTTTTTCGTCTTGATTGGAATCGCCGCGTTGTCGATCGATCTAGGAATGGCACGGTTGACACAAACCCACATGCAATCCGTCGCCGACGCCGCGGCGATCGAAGGCGGGTGGAACCTTGCCATGCAGCGAACTGAGTTGGACGTTCGCGAGTTCGTGGTTCAGCGTGCGGACCTGGCGTCAGACAGTTGGGGGCCGAAACGTATCGAACTCGATGAGGGAACGATCGTCGCAGTTGCCGGCCAAACCATTCGTTGCGACACCTTAGGTGATCCTGTCGAGCCGACCTTGGAAATCAATGCCAGCAACGAATTGGCGGGCGACATTGTGTTGGGAAATTATGACCGAGAGGTGGTGCCCGACGAATTGCCAGGGCAACCCGCCGGTTACGATCGTTCACTGACCTTCCTTCCCGACACCGACCAGCCGAACTCGATCTTGGTTCGTTTACGACGCACCGGAGAAGACGATTTGGCGGGCGGAACCTCCGCCGAACGATTGGTGGGGCTTTGGACGCGAGGCTCACTGCTGAACCTCGAATCGAAAGCTCGCGGAATCTCGGTTCGTGGTGAATCCATCGTCCAGCTCATGCCTGTGGTTGCCGTCGGTGGAGCGTCAAGCGAACTCGTGCCTAGCGCGTTGTCCGTTGCCTTGCCGCGATCAGAGATGGAAGCGGAGACCTATCAGCGGACATCATTGAGGCGGATTGACGAAGCTTCCTTGACGGTTGGCACCCCTGTTTCGTCGGTGGATGCCGCCACGGATTTTGCGGGCGTTGGTTATCTGCCCATTTTCGATGTCTTGCCAACAGGCAACTCGGTGGTCATCGGGTTCGTTCTAGCCGAAGTCACTGCGGGGGCTGTCGTGCCACGCACGATGGAGGAACTTGGGTTCGAGTTCCCCAATGCAACGGCGAATCCGACCTGCGTTTCGGTCTTGAACGACGAAGTTCTGATGGCCAATCGGTCGCTTGCCGGTACAGACGCCGCGCACGCACCCGTCCTCGTCCGAGCCAGACAAATTCAGGGGACCAATCCATGA
- a CDS encoding TadE/TadG family type IV pilus assembly protein gives MGNDLSSTRRSRASDARGCACDRSGQALIEFSLIALVLYLLVGGAITFGIWIHAAGQIQVAANVGARELSQTPLPIDCSFEEALRDRTVMRRIYDDRWLVIDLDELEQEIPNYNFFLDVVPQMPLLNQQLATLYIMDEFVERGSAEDCELPSENEITTTRRLLRYPGAMLERTEDEEGKPEIGLDYVADEFVVQIPLVIERQEGHNGGGGAERIRWVDVVEEIDTEDLPDDDSGNNPDPFMLDNPDENIRGVVALRVHYPAQSPWMSSFRDNGKFVPNVGDPNAAIDCEVESINPDAMRGTLLCRPLIEFNSDGERIYAGTYGGKYGLGVHGALTSPELTGSAIGIRPYRRTLVSHAIFRREVLLPEKPETPSP, from the coding sequence ATGGGTAACGATCTTTCATCCACACGCAGATCGCGAGCCAGCGATGCTCGCGGTTGTGCATGCGATCGATCAGGGCAAGCTCTCATTGAGTTTTCTCTGATCGCGTTGGTGCTGTATTTGTTGGTGGGCGGAGCGATCACGTTCGGTATTTGGATCCACGCGGCGGGGCAAATTCAAGTTGCGGCGAACGTCGGGGCACGCGAATTGTCTCAGACCCCGCTGCCAATCGATTGCAGCTTTGAAGAAGCTTTGCGAGACCGAACGGTGATGCGTCGGATCTACGACGATCGTTGGTTGGTGATCGATTTGGATGAGTTGGAACAAGAGATCCCCAACTACAACTTCTTTCTCGATGTGGTTCCACAAATGCCGTTGTTGAATCAGCAATTGGCGACGCTCTACATCATGGACGAATTCGTCGAACGAGGATCAGCCGAGGATTGTGAACTTCCCTCGGAAAACGAAATCACAACCACCCGCAGACTGCTGAGATACCCGGGCGCGATGCTGGAACGCACGGAGGATGAGGAAGGCAAACCCGAGATCGGCTTGGACTACGTCGCCGACGAATTTGTGGTGCAGATCCCCCTCGTGATCGAACGCCAAGAGGGCCACAACGGAGGCGGCGGTGCGGAACGAATTCGATGGGTGGACGTGGTCGAAGAAATCGACACCGAGGATCTGCCGGACGATGACTCCGGCAACAACCCCGATCCGTTCATGCTGGACAACCCCGACGAAAACATTCGAGGTGTCGTCGCCCTTCGCGTGCACTATCCCGCTCAGTCACCGTGGATGAGTAGCTTTCGAGACAACGGCAAGTTCGTTCCAAATGTTGGCGATCCAAACGCGGCCATCGATTGCGAAGTGGAATCAATCAATCCCGACGCGATGCGTGGCACATTGCTCTGTCGGCCTTTGATTGAATTTAACAGCGACGGAGAACGCATCTATGCGGGGACGTACGGGGGGAAGTATGGGTTGGGCGTTCATGGAGCGTTGACCAGCCCGGAATTGACTGGCAGTGCCATTGGCATTCGTCCCTACCGACGAACGCTTGTCTCGCACGCCATTTTTCGCAGGGAAGTGCTACTACCTGAGAAACCAGAAACTCCTTCGCCCTAG
- a CDS encoding A24 family peptidase, whose product MFAVIAIITFSLLLVASLQDLRTREIPDWISVLIGTIAIVSSLLGWLGLSIAWVLVGGLTGLLIAYALFHFAKLGGGDGKLIVSLGLLVGPVGLLIVLFWMAMAGGVLSLIAMLRGQRDYAYVPAILFGFIGYIAFVSFYC is encoded by the coding sequence GTGTTCGCTGTGATTGCAATCATCACTTTCAGCTTGCTGTTGGTTGCTAGCTTGCAGGATTTGCGAACACGGGAGATCCCGGATTGGATCTCCGTTTTGATCGGCACCATCGCGATCGTGAGTTCCTTGCTTGGTTGGCTTGGGCTCTCGATCGCTTGGGTGCTGGTCGGTGGTCTCACTGGCCTGCTCATCGCTTACGCCTTGTTCCACTTTGCGAAATTGGGCGGCGGCGATGGGAAGTTGATTGTTTCGCTGGGACTGCTGGTCGGTCCCGTCGGATTGCTAATTGTTCTGTTTTGGATGGCGATGGCCGGTGGCGTGCTGTCGCTGATCGCGATGCTTCGCGGCCAGCGAGACTACGCCTATGTGCCCGCCATTCTGTTTGGCTTTATTGGCTACATCGCGTTCGTATCGTTTTACTGCTGA
- a CDS encoding Flp family type IVb pilin, with protein MRKMLRNKKGQGLVEYGLIIAGVALICAAAVSVFGHKTSDLFAAVATILPGAHTDDNGPITTGKLIETTADGTSGAIEIDAVGIAANSGNSRLGDNVGLDTPTDFGGLILEAE; from the coding sequence ATGCGTAAGATGCTTCGCAACAAGAAGGGTCAAGGTTTGGTGGAATACGGTCTGATCATCGCCGGTGTGGCTTTGATCTGTGCCGCCGCCGTTTCGGTTTTCGGTCACAAAACAAGTGACCTGTTCGCCGCGGTGGCGACGATCCTTCCTGGGGCACACACAGATGACAATGGGCCGATCACAACTGGAAAGCTTATCGAAACAACGGCCGATGGGACTTCAGGGGCGATTGAAATTGATGCGGTTGGAATTGCTGCGAATTCTGGAAACTCGCGTCTCGGAGACAACGTTGGTCTTGATACTCCGACTGATTTCGGTGGTTTGATCTTGGAAGCCGAATGA